A portion of the Thermoflexus hugenholtzii JAD2 genome contains these proteins:
- a CDS encoding type II toxin-antitoxin system RelE family toxin: MVLRITERAWRALEELHPKHREQVMRRIRQLEQAQRPPLTKIRHDRGELLSYRAGEYRIYLTWDEHTIQIEDIRKRNDAYR; this comes from the coding sequence ATGGTGCTTCGGATCACAGAGCGAGCCTGGCGCGCGCTGGAAGAGCTGCATCCCAAGCATCGGGAGCAGGTCATGCGGCGGATCCGTCAGCTGGAGCAGGCCCAGCGCCCCCCGCTGACGAAGATCCGCCATGATCGGGGAGAGTTGTTGTCCTATCGGGCGGGCGAGTATCGGATCTACCTGACCTGGGACGAGCATACGATTCAGATCGAGGACATCCGCAAGCGGAACGATGCGTATCGTTGA
- a CDS encoding GNAT family N-acetyltransferase, producing MPRSIEAIRIVQEPLSGSADLIDLYFRAYQPLGDYFYRHRAEVKAYLKWLRHRDPTGSFIAYDGPRPVGFIATDSRWDHGAVGAIHELVVDPEYQGMGLGRALLLRGMAYLRARGCRECELWVGERNERARSLYRNLGFRENGRWGKWVRMTRSLDDLPEILAPEALTARPAPPDPGP from the coding sequence TTGCCGCGCTCCATCGAAGCCATCCGCATCGTCCAGGAGCCCCTCTCCGGCTCCGCGGACCTGATCGATCTCTATTTCCGCGCCTATCAGCCGTTGGGGGACTACTTCTACCGCCATCGCGCAGAAGTGAAGGCCTACCTGAAATGGCTCCGCCACCGCGATCCCACGGGCTCCTTCATCGCCTACGATGGCCCGCGCCCGGTCGGCTTCATCGCCACCGACTCCCGCTGGGACCACGGGGCGGTGGGGGCGATCCATGAGCTGGTGGTGGACCCCGAGTATCAGGGCATGGGGCTGGGGCGCGCGCTGCTGCTGCGGGGGATGGCCTACCTGCGCGCCCGGGGCTGCCGGGAGTGCGAGCTCTGGGTGGGGGAGCGCAACGAGCGCGCTCGGTCCCTCTACCGGAACCTCGGCTTCCGGGAGAACGGCCGCTGGGGGAAATGGGTCCGGATGACCCGTTCCCTCGACGATCTGCCCGAGATCCTCGCCCCCGAAGCCCTGACCGCTCGCCCCGCCCCACCCGATCCCGGCCCGTGA
- a CDS encoding phospholipase D-like domain-containing protein, whose amino-acid sequence MHRVRRLILSLLLGLTGALIAFLVPPRAFQAGRPPVWITAVHPDGVFSGEPDEAVQLTVLGTEPIDLSGWTLRDRITGTGGVRFPAGFLITPPASLWIAHHALSFTLAFGHPPDAAVFPDGLEGVRPVSGTWPGFANAGDEVVLRDAAGDLVDAVLYGDGYTETLGWHGRLLQIYGIRGARTEGRLLVRRADPATGHPLDTDTASDWASDREDPWVGRRLRFPGWAPERFGAPFRLSGTFPMTLIIAPDHAFEAVSAWIDAAQHSIRGELFTFEHPRLAERLAAAARRGVSVTLLLDGTPPGGLTDDARYACRLLREAGGQCLIMRNMPAASPPALRRYAYAHAKFLVADDRRVLIGTENLSPRAMPDDPKDDGTQGQRGVLVAFESAEMAGFLTDLFRFDTDPVFRDVVPLMEDPPLTYTPPLSLGGTAYPVRFREPIPITATEVALIVGPEGILDFENPMWHPLRSAGAGDVLQVQQLALPPWWGPSAADPGVAPVISPNLVLATLIEAAGRGASVQIMLDRFYDDPNAPRGNSATAAYLEALRAMSPTLSATLQVRLGNPGGNGLHNKMFLLRQGGAPYVILGSTNGTETSHKLNRELMLIFRSEEGFHALTELFRFDWELARPKIYLPLVFRDHRPPHLLISEVLVNAPRIDPNEEWVEIYNPGGELLDLSLYRIGDAATPGDYEGMYRFPPGASIAPGQVRIIAVSAQAFRMRYGIPPDFELAGTDPAVPDLLPDPTWGRGTWNLNNTQDEVVLIGPEGEVDRVEWGSAPRCSAPSRGQSLERYPAGRDTDTCADWRIQSFPSPGTVPGS is encoded by the coding sequence ATGCACCGCGTCCGCCGCCTGATCCTCTCTCTGCTGCTGGGCCTGACCGGCGCCCTCATCGCCTTCCTTGTCCCGCCCCGCGCCTTCCAGGCCGGCCGACCTCCGGTGTGGATCACCGCCGTCCACCCGGACGGCGTTTTCTCCGGCGAGCCCGACGAAGCAGTGCAGCTCACCGTCCTCGGAACAGAACCCATCGATCTCAGCGGGTGGACGCTGCGGGATCGCATCACGGGGACCGGTGGGGTGCGCTTCCCCGCGGGCTTCTTGATCACCCCGCCCGCCTCCCTCTGGATCGCCCACCACGCCCTCTCGTTCACCCTCGCCTTCGGCCATCCTCCGGACGCCGCGGTCTTCCCAGACGGGCTGGAAGGGGTGCGGCCGGTCAGCGGGACGTGGCCGGGCTTCGCCAACGCCGGCGATGAGGTGGTCCTCCGGGACGCCGCCGGCGACTTGGTGGACGCGGTGCTGTATGGGGACGGCTACACGGAGACCCTGGGCTGGCACGGACGCCTCCTCCAGATCTATGGAATCCGGGGTGCCCGCACCGAAGGGCGTCTCCTGGTCCGACGGGCGGATCCGGCCACGGGACATCCCCTGGATACCGACACCGCCTCCGACTGGGCCAGCGATCGGGAGGATCCGTGGGTCGGGCGCCGCCTGCGGTTCCCGGGCTGGGCCCCGGAACGCTTCGGGGCGCCGTTCCGTCTGAGCGGGACCTTCCCCATGACCCTGATCATCGCCCCGGATCACGCCTTCGAGGCGGTCTCGGCCTGGATCGATGCGGCGCAACACTCCATCCGGGGGGAGCTCTTCACGTTCGAGCATCCCCGGTTGGCGGAGCGCCTCGCCGCCGCCGCCCGCCGCGGGGTCTCGGTCACCCTGCTGCTGGACGGCACGCCTCCGGGCGGCCTCACGGACGACGCCCGTTACGCCTGCCGGCTCTTGCGGGAGGCCGGCGGCCAGTGTCTGATCATGCGCAACATGCCCGCGGCCAGCCCGCCGGCCCTGCGCCGCTACGCCTACGCCCACGCCAAATTCCTGGTGGCAGACGACCGGCGGGTGCTGATCGGGACGGAGAACCTGAGCCCCCGGGCGATGCCCGATGATCCGAAGGATGATGGGACCCAGGGCCAGCGCGGCGTCCTGGTGGCCTTCGAGTCCGCCGAGATGGCAGGCTTCCTGACCGACCTCTTCCGCTTCGACACGGACCCCGTCTTCCGGGACGTCGTCCCCCTGATGGAAGACCCTCCCCTCACCTACACCCCGCCCCTCTCCCTGGGCGGGACCGCTTACCCGGTCCGCTTCCGGGAGCCGATCCCGATCACCGCCACCGAGGTTGCCCTCATCGTCGGACCGGAGGGCATCCTGGACTTCGAGAACCCGATGTGGCACCCGCTGCGCTCGGCCGGCGCGGGGGACGTCCTCCAAGTCCAGCAGCTGGCTCTGCCGCCCTGGTGGGGCCCCAGCGCGGCGGATCCTGGCGTCGCCCCGGTGATCTCCCCGAACCTGGTCCTGGCCACTCTCATTGAGGCCGCCGGGCGCGGGGCCTCGGTGCAGATCATGCTGGACCGCTTCTACGATGATCCGAACGCCCCGCGGGGGAACAGCGCCACTGCGGCATATCTGGAGGCTTTGCGAGCGATGAGCCCAACCCTCTCCGCCACCCTTCAGGTGCGCCTGGGGAACCCCGGCGGGAACGGCCTGCACAACAAGATGTTCCTCCTCCGCCAGGGCGGAGCGCCCTACGTGATCCTGGGCTCGACCAACGGGACGGAGACCTCCCACAAGCTGAACCGGGAGCTGATGCTGATCTTCCGGTCGGAGGAAGGGTTCCATGCCCTAACGGAGCTGTTCCGGTTCGACTGGGAGCTCGCCCGGCCGAAGATCTACCTGCCCCTGGTCTTCCGGGATCACCGCCCCCCGCATCTGTTGATCAGCGAGGTGCTGGTCAACGCCCCCCGGATCGACCCCAACGAAGAGTGGGTGGAGATCTATAACCCGGGTGGGGAGCTCCTGGATCTCTCGCTGTATCGCATCGGCGACGCGGCGACGCCGGGGGACTACGAGGGGATGTATCGCTTCCCGCCCGGTGCCTCCATCGCCCCCGGCCAGGTCCGGATCATCGCCGTCTCCGCCCAGGCCTTCCGCATGCGCTACGGGATCCCGCCGGACTTCGAGCTGGCTGGGACCGATCCCGCGGTTCCCGACCTCCTCCCCGATCCGACATGGGGGCGGGGAACCTGGAACCTCAACAACACGCAGGATGAGGTGGTCCTGATCGGGCCGGAGGGAGAGGTGGATCGGGTGGAATGGGGGAGCGCGCCCCGCTGCTCGGCTCCGTCTCGCGGGCAGAGCCTCGAGCGCTACCCGGCGGGGCGGGACACGGACACCTGCGCCGACTGGCGGATCCAGTCTTTCCCTTCCCCGGGGACCGTCCCCGGATCCTGA
- a CDS encoding SDR family NAD(P)-dependent oxidoreductase, translating into MADPALPDLLSLKGKRALITGAASGIGKAITLRFAEAGASLELVDRDEEGLRHLQETLRESRVEVHSHQVDLSRKEEIEALWARLKGRSVEILVNNAGAYTFRSFEEIDEAFYDGAMAVNLDAVFWMCQAFIRALPRGRGGAIVNISSVEAFLPFAEGLAHYDAAKLGVVALTRAIAREFGRRGIRANVLVPGGIRTEGVRRLQRETLRRLNIRRMVLAFHFNARLPMGRFGDPDEVARAALFLASDLASYVNGAVLAVDGGFLSS; encoded by the coding sequence ATGGCGGATCCCGCGCTTCCAGACCTTCTCTCCCTGAAAGGGAAGAGAGCGCTCATCACCGGAGCGGCGTCCGGGATCGGGAAGGCCATCACCCTCCGGTTCGCGGAGGCCGGGGCGAGCCTGGAGCTCGTGGATCGGGACGAAGAGGGCCTCCGGCACCTTCAGGAAACGCTTCGGGAAAGCCGAGTGGAAGTTCACAGCCATCAGGTGGATCTCTCCCGCAAGGAGGAGATCGAGGCCCTGTGGGCGCGGCTCAAAGGCCGGTCGGTGGAGATCCTGGTGAACAACGCAGGGGCTTACACGTTCCGGTCCTTTGAGGAGATCGATGAAGCTTTCTACGACGGCGCCATGGCCGTGAACCTGGACGCCGTCTTCTGGATGTGCCAGGCGTTCATCCGCGCTTTACCCCGGGGGCGAGGAGGCGCCATTGTGAACATCAGCTCGGTGGAGGCCTTCCTGCCCTTTGCGGAGGGGCTCGCTCACTACGACGCCGCCAAACTGGGCGTGGTGGCCCTGACGCGCGCCATCGCCCGGGAGTTCGGCCGCCGGGGGATCCGGGCCAACGTCCTGGTCCCCGGAGGAATCCGCACAGAAGGCGTGCGCCGGCTCCAGCGGGAGACCCTCCGAAGGCTGAACATCCGGCGGATGGTCCTCGCCTTCCACTTCAACGCCCGGCTTCCCATGGGCCGGTTCGGGGATCCGGATGAGGTGGCCCGGGCCGCCCTTTTCCTGGCCAGCGATCTGGCCAGCTATGTCAACGGAGCGGTCCTCGCCGTGGATGGCGGATTCCTCTCGAGTTAG
- a CDS encoding deoxynucleoside kinase — protein sequence MPHWFLAIEGVIGVGKTTLARMLAPALQARPLLERFEENPFLLYFYQDRARYAFPTQIFFLLSRYRQHQELAAHLEHGPVISDYMFAKDRLFARLNLTGDELALYEQLHQALAEKIPTPTLVLYLRADTDTLMARIALRDRPYERGMDRGYIERLRLAYEAFFATYPGPFLIIDATRNFVQDETVFQEILDQVRGALGLGPAPQPLPIFPAPRPAPPPSPDPLLQAWSDLTRTLEALQQALRRTPRDPVRIAQLIETCRTQLERISEKVKLAT from the coding sequence ATGCCCCACTGGTTTCTGGCCATCGAAGGCGTGATCGGCGTCGGCAAGACCACCCTGGCCCGCATGCTGGCCCCCGCCCTGCAGGCCCGTCCCCTCCTGGAGCGGTTCGAGGAGAACCCGTTCCTCCTCTACTTCTATCAGGACCGCGCCCGCTATGCCTTCCCCACCCAGATCTTCTTCCTGCTCAGCCGCTACCGGCAACATCAGGAGCTTGCGGCCCATCTGGAGCATGGGCCGGTGATCAGCGATTACATGTTCGCCAAGGACCGCCTGTTCGCGCGCCTGAACCTGACCGGGGACGAGCTGGCCCTTTATGAGCAGCTCCATCAGGCCCTGGCGGAGAAGATCCCCACGCCCACCCTGGTCCTCTATCTTCGGGCGGATACCGACACGCTGATGGCCCGCATCGCCCTGCGGGATCGCCCCTACGAGCGCGGGATGGACCGCGGCTACATCGAGCGTCTGCGCCTCGCTTACGAGGCCTTCTTTGCGACCTACCCCGGCCCCTTTCTGATCATTGACGCCACCCGCAACTTCGTCCAGGACGAAACGGTCTTCCAGGAGATCCTGGATCAGGTCCGCGGCGCCCTGGGCCTCGGCCCCGCTCCCCAACCCCTCCCCATCTTCCCAGCCCCGCGTCCCGCCCCACCCCCCAGCCCGGATCCCCTCCTCCAGGCCTGGAGCGACCTTACCCGCACACTGGAGGCCCTCCAACAGGCCCTCCGGAGGACCCCCCGCGACCCCGTTCGGATCGCCCAGCTCATCGAAACCTGCCGCACCCAGCTGGAACGGATCTCCGAAAAAGTGAAGCTTGCGACCTAA